A part of Verrucomicrobiaceae bacterium genomic DNA contains:
- a CDS encoding class D beta-lactamase, with amino-acid sequence MKPTYLLYICVWLGSHAFAAETSVERDLTAEFGSYSGAFTLYDEAQQRWLRYQPEQCLIRSSPCSTFKVLNSLIALETGVASGADFTLPWDGTRRSIASWNQNQTLRSAFSSSCVWYYQALATRIGLERYHQIIPKVGYGNNDLKGGVTQFWLQSSLTISPDEQVDFLRRLHARKLPFAAKSVDTVLDIMTLAQAGQTVFRGKTGSAFDAKKNVPTLGWFIGSVSTPSGLYLFATRITGGENPSGITARKMTESILSTLNILPK; translated from the coding sequence GTGAAACCGACTTACCTTCTATATATTTGTGTGTGGCTGGGGAGTCATGCATTCGCAGCAGAGACTTCCGTGGAGCGCGACCTCACGGCAGAGTTTGGTTCCTATTCCGGCGCATTCACGCTCTATGACGAGGCGCAGCAGCGTTGGCTACGTTATCAACCAGAACAATGCCTCATCCGCTCATCCCCGTGCTCGACCTTCAAGGTTCTCAACTCCCTGATTGCTTTGGAGACCGGCGTGGCCAGCGGCGCTGATTTCACCCTGCCTTGGGATGGCACTCGCCGCTCCATCGCGTCCTGGAATCAAAACCAGACTTTGCGGAGCGCTTTTTCCTCGTCCTGCGTTTGGTATTATCAGGCTTTGGCGACGCGCATCGGCTTGGAGCGATACCATCAGATCATTCCAAAAGTCGGCTACGGCAACAATGACCTGAAGGGCGGCGTGACCCAATTCTGGCTTCAGAGTTCTCTGACGATTTCGCCTGACGAGCAGGTGGATTTTCTGCGCCGCCTTCACGCCCGCAAGTTACCCTTTGCCGCCAAGAGTGTGGATACAGTGCTCGACATCATGACGCTCGCGCAAGCTGGGCAGACGGTTTTCCGAGGCAAGACTGGAAGTGCCTTCGACGCGAAGAAGAACGTCCCGACGCTTGGTTGGTTCATCGGTAGCGTGTCCACACCGTCAGGTCTTTATCTTTTTGCCACCCGCATCACCGGCGGCGAGAACCCTTCCGGCATTACCGCCCGCAAGATGACCGAGTCCATACTTTCCACGCTCAACATTCTTCCCAAATGA